From Micromonospora rhizosphaerae, the proteins below share one genomic window:
- a CDS encoding DUF3151 domain-containing protein translates to MQNLLPEPPATLLPANEEADAALAAAAQQDTDEAYADVAARFPAYSAAWAALAARAFAAGQVIPAYAYARTGYHRGLDQLRRSGWKGHGPVPWSHKPNRGFLRCLYLLSRAAGEIGEADEAARCAQFLRDCDPAAGDALASH, encoded by the coding sequence ATGCAGAACCTGTTGCCTGAGCCACCGGCCACCCTCCTGCCCGCGAACGAGGAGGCCGACGCCGCCCTGGCGGCCGCCGCCCAGCAGGACACCGACGAGGCGTACGCCGATGTCGCCGCCCGCTTCCCGGCCTACAGCGCGGCCTGGGCCGCGCTGGCCGCCCGGGCGTTCGCCGCGGGTCAGGTCATCCCCGCGTACGCCTACGCGCGCACCGGGTATCACCGGGGCCTGGACCAGCTGCGCCGCAGCGGCTGGAAGGGGCACGGCCCGGTGCCCTGGTCGCACAAGCCCAACCGGGGCTTCCTGCGCTGCCTCTACCTGCTCTCCCGGGCCGCCGGCGAGATCGGCGAGGCGGACGAGGCGGCGCGCTGCGCCCAGTTCCTGCGCGACTGCGACCCGGCCGCCGGCGACGCCCTGGCCAGCCACTGA
- a CDS encoding LOG family protein encodes MPTPPPADVIEPHDTSVDEIETRAEFDGRLATGSLAGLTVQGLRLDLHPVPDLTGVEVAGTLFVGCRFTNREVGADLVRRGANVVPPFSGLPYSTQPSHLYTPDDLAAGFADAGFAGMYDTRVYEHFRAHGGALPDVREALGQRLHDHGVDNALVDATRSWLAEHGPQSVVGVMGGHAVPRGSAAYRMAAVLGWELARADRLVVTGGGPGVMEAANLGAFLSAWPAEELTGAIDLLATAPDFTDHDRYTAAALAVRQRYAPGPTLPAQRPAATGTEWARSGGLAIPTWLYGHEPANLFAGRIAKYFSNAIREDTILRLARGGIVFAPGRAGTVQEVFQAATKTYYGTDGASGAYVFLDRTYWTTELPIESLLRPLLAASPFGDLATTVHLTDDVREAVRVLTATA; translated from the coding sequence GTGCCGACCCCACCTCCCGCGGACGTCATCGAGCCGCACGACACCAGCGTTGACGAGATCGAGACCCGGGCCGAGTTCGACGGGCGGCTGGCGACCGGCAGCCTCGCCGGGCTGACCGTGCAGGGGCTACGCCTCGACCTCCATCCGGTGCCCGACCTGACCGGCGTCGAGGTCGCCGGCACCCTCTTCGTGGGCTGCCGGTTCACCAACCGCGAGGTCGGCGCCGACCTGGTCCGCCGCGGCGCGAACGTGGTGCCGCCCTTCTCCGGGCTGCCCTACTCGACCCAGCCGTCCCACCTCTACACCCCGGACGACCTGGCGGCCGGCTTCGCCGACGCCGGCTTCGCCGGCATGTACGACACCCGGGTGTACGAGCACTTCCGCGCGCACGGCGGCGCGCTGCCGGACGTCCGCGAGGCGCTCGGCCAGCGGCTGCACGACCACGGGGTGGACAACGCCCTGGTCGACGCCACCCGGTCCTGGCTGGCGGAACACGGCCCACAGTCCGTGGTCGGGGTGATGGGCGGGCACGCCGTGCCGCGCGGCAGCGCCGCGTACCGGATGGCGGCGGTGCTGGGCTGGGAGCTGGCCCGGGCCGACCGGCTGGTGGTGACCGGCGGCGGTCCCGGCGTGATGGAGGCGGCCAACCTCGGCGCGTTCCTGTCGGCCTGGCCGGCGGAGGAGCTGACCGGTGCGATCGACCTGCTCGCCACCGCCCCGGACTTCACCGACCACGACCGCTACACGGCCGCCGCGCTGGCGGTCCGGCAGCGGTACGCGCCCGGGCCGACCCTGCCTGCCCAGCGCCCCGCCGCGACCGGCACCGAGTGGGCGCGCTCGGGCGGTCTCGCCATCCCCACCTGGCTGTACGGGCACGAACCGGCGAACCTCTTCGCCGGACGGATCGCCAAGTACTTCTCCAACGCGATCCGGGAGGACACCATCCTCCGGCTGGCCCGGGGCGGGATCGTCTTCGCGCCGGGCCGGGCGGGGACGGTGCAGGAGGTGTTCCAGGCGGCCACCAAGACCTACTACGGCACCGACGGCGCCAGCGGCGCGTACGTCTTCCTGGACCGGACGTACTGGACGACAGAGCTGCCGATCGAGTCGCTGCTGCGGCCACTCCTCGCGGCGTCCCCGTTCGGCGACCTCGCCACCACCGTGCACCTCACCGACGACGTCCGGGAGGCGGTCCGGGTGCTGACCGCGACGGCCTGA
- the fbaA gene encoding class II fructose-bisphosphate aldolase, whose translation MPIASPDAYAEMLDRAKAGHFAYPAINVTSSQTLNAALKGFADAESDGIIQVSTGGAEYLSGPSVKDMVTGATAFALYAREVAKNYPVNIALHTDHCPKDKLDKFVRPLMKISQERVQRGEEPLFQSHMWDGSAVPVPENLEIAAELLDEAAKAAVVLEIEVGVVGGEEDGVENAINEKLYTTVEDGLAMVDALGLGEKGRYMAALTFGNVHGVYKPGNVKLRPEVLNHIQMAVGAKHNKEKPLSLVFHGGSGSLLSEIREALDYGVVKMNIDTDTQYCFTRPVADHMFRNYDGVLKVDGEVGNKKMYDPRVWGKAAEAGMAARVVEACEALRSTGTRMSK comes from the coding sequence ATGCCCATCGCTTCCCCCGACGCCTACGCGGAGATGCTGGACCGCGCCAAGGCCGGTCACTTCGCGTACCCCGCGATCAACGTGACCTCCTCCCAGACGCTGAACGCGGCGCTGAAGGGCTTCGCCGACGCGGAGAGCGACGGCATCATCCAGGTCTCCACCGGTGGCGCCGAGTACCTCTCCGGCCCGTCCGTGAAGGACATGGTCACCGGCGCGACCGCGTTCGCCCTGTACGCCCGTGAGGTGGCGAAGAACTACCCGGTCAACATCGCCCTGCACACCGACCACTGCCCGAAGGACAAGCTGGACAAGTTCGTCCGGCCGCTGATGAAGATCTCCCAGGAGCGGGTGCAGCGCGGCGAGGAGCCGCTGTTCCAGTCGCACATGTGGGACGGCTCGGCCGTGCCGGTGCCGGAGAACCTGGAGATCGCCGCTGAGCTGCTGGACGAGGCCGCCAAGGCCGCCGTCGTGCTCGAGATCGAGGTTGGCGTGGTCGGCGGCGAGGAGGACGGCGTCGAGAACGCGATCAACGAGAAGCTCTACACCACCGTCGAGGACGGCCTGGCCATGGTCGACGCGCTGGGCCTCGGCGAGAAGGGCCGCTACATGGCGGCGCTGACCTTCGGCAACGTGCACGGCGTCTACAAGCCGGGCAACGTCAAGCTCCGCCCCGAGGTGCTCAACCACATCCAGATGGCGGTCGGCGCCAAGCACAACAAGGAGAAGCCGCTCAGCCTGGTCTTCCACGGCGGCTCCGGCTCGCTGCTCTCCGAGATCCGGGAGGCGCTGGACTACGGCGTGGTGAAGATGAACATCGACACCGACACCCAGTACTGCTTCACCCGGCCGGTGGCGGACCACATGTTCCGCAACTACGACGGTGTGCTCAAGGTCGACGGCGAGGTCGGCAACAAGAAGATGTACGACCCGCGGGTCTGGGGCAAGGCCGCCGAGGCCGGCATGGCCGCCCGGGTCGTGGAGGCCTGCGAGGCGCTGCGCTCCACCGGCACCAGGATGAGCAAGTAG
- a CDS encoding chromosome partitioning protein — MPEPPTPPGPPAPEPPAQPGPPVPEPPITPGTPVHERRAGQPAGPVDLDLPFTLDQAVATPAGATGRSPGGSPWAQPPQRPTSTGTVPTAGTEAAEPGSVTTIPAAAPTHVGDPGGPDVASAPGGPAERAGDEHRAPLERAPGGAEAAPPRLGPFPPAPGTPVHPPTPPYDGGGYPPPYGPPPLGTQPPVMPQHPQAVDPVPPVTGWYPPPWPQQGAPGPQQAPPGTTPGWQQPPPGVSPVPPQPAPTHPDPGWAPEARATPTAEEFARRRQAKPVDPVATMGVRAVVNRLGLVRLAPGRHEQELRRDIEMVRRNFGGLRQVTVVNPKGGAGKTVAILLLAMTFGQKRGGYVLAWDNNETQGTLGMRAQQDFHSRTVRDLLRDLGQFQGAHGRVGDQSQYVRSQGEGMFDVLASDESATGGEMLTAAAFGEIREVVSRFYKLIFVDTGNNVRAQNWQAAMDATDQLVVTMSGRNDSAETAARMLDHLEQSGRQRLVRQAVTVVSMPPSRKEIDLPAIQQHFAARTRAVLLAPYERLIDTGEPIRYGQLSSATRDAWLKIAAAVAEGL; from the coding sequence GTGCCGGAGCCGCCGACCCCGCCGGGTCCACCCGCGCCCGAACCGCCGGCCCAGCCCGGCCCGCCGGTGCCCGAGCCACCGATCACGCCGGGTACACCCGTGCACGAGCGCCGGGCGGGACAGCCGGCGGGGCCGGTGGACCTCGACCTGCCGTTCACCCTTGACCAGGCGGTGGCGACCCCGGCCGGGGCGACCGGTCGCAGCCCGGGCGGCTCGCCCTGGGCGCAACCGCCACAGCGGCCGACGAGCACCGGTACCGTCCCGACCGCCGGAACCGAGGCAGCCGAACCGGGATCGGTGACCACCATCCCGGCCGCCGCCCCCACCCACGTCGGCGACCCGGGCGGCCCGGACGTCGCTTCCGCCCCCGGCGGGCCGGCGGAGAGAGCGGGCGACGAGCACCGGGCCCCGCTCGAGCGGGCGCCGGGCGGGGCGGAGGCCGCTCCGCCGCGGCTCGGTCCGTTCCCGCCCGCGCCCGGGACACCGGTGCACCCGCCGACGCCGCCGTACGACGGAGGCGGTTACCCGCCGCCGTACGGCCCACCGCCGCTGGGAACGCAGCCACCGGTCATGCCACAACACCCGCAGGCGGTGGATCCGGTGCCGCCGGTCACCGGCTGGTACCCCCCACCCTGGCCCCAGCAGGGCGCGCCGGGACCGCAGCAGGCGCCGCCCGGGACCACTCCGGGCTGGCAGCAGCCACCGCCCGGGGTCAGCCCGGTGCCGCCGCAGCCAGCGCCCACCCACCCGGACCCGGGCTGGGCGCCGGAGGCCCGTGCCACCCCGACCGCCGAGGAGTTCGCCCGGCGCCGCCAGGCCAAGCCGGTCGATCCGGTGGCCACCATGGGCGTCCGGGCGGTGGTGAACCGGCTCGGCCTGGTCCGGCTCGCCCCCGGGCGGCACGAGCAGGAGCTCAGGCGGGACATCGAGATGGTCCGCCGCAACTTCGGCGGACTACGCCAGGTGACCGTGGTGAACCCGAAGGGCGGCGCGGGCAAGACCGTGGCCATCCTGCTGCTGGCCATGACGTTCGGGCAGAAGCGCGGCGGATACGTGCTGGCCTGGGACAACAACGAGACCCAGGGCACCCTGGGGATGCGGGCCCAGCAGGACTTCCACTCCCGTACGGTCCGGGACCTGCTGCGCGACCTGGGCCAGTTCCAGGGTGCGCACGGCCGGGTCGGCGACCAGTCGCAGTACGTCCGCTCGCAGGGCGAGGGGATGTTCGACGTGCTCGCCTCGGACGAGTCGGCCACCGGCGGGGAGATGCTCACCGCGGCGGCGTTCGGCGAGATCCGCGAGGTGGTCAGCCGCTTCTACAAGCTGATCTTCGTGGACACCGGGAACAACGTGCGGGCGCAGAACTGGCAGGCCGCGATGGACGCCACCGACCAACTGGTGGTCACCATGTCGGGCCGGAACGACTCGGCCGAGACCGCCGCCCGGATGCTCGACCACCTGGAGCAGAGCGGCCGGCAGCGACTGGTCCGGCAGGCGGTGACGGTGGTGTCGATGCCGCCGTCCCGCAAGGAGATCGACCTGCCGGCGATCCAGCAGCACTTCGCCGCCCGCACCCGGGCGGTGCTGCTCGCGCCGTACGAGCGACTGATCGACACCGGCGAGCCGATTCGCTACGGCCAGCTCTCCTCGGCCACCCGGGACGCCTGGCTGAAGATCGCCGCCGCGGTCGCCGAAGGACTCTGA